Part of the bacterium genome is shown below.
AATTCCGTTGACCATGACTAGTGGTCCTCTGTATAAATCGCAGCCATGAATGCAGTTGTTTCGCCTGATAATAAATCAGTTTTGACCCGGGTCGATTTGAGTGATGTCCGGAGCAAGATGATTGACAGCCTCCGCACCACCTCGGTGGCACCGATGATCAAGGAGATTTCCATGGTCATCGGGGGCGGCAAAATGCTGAGAGCGAAACTGACCATGACCCTTGGCGCGGTAAGTGGCGCAAAATACGATGATCTGGTTCGGGCTGCGGCCGCCGTAGAAATGGTGCATGCCGCCAGTCTTCTACATGACGATGTGGTTGACGGCGGGGTATTGCGCCGCGGAGCCCCAACCTTCTGGAAGGAAAAGAGCATTTCCGGCGCCATTCTGCTCGGCGACCTCATGATCTGTAAAGCCGTCCAAATGCTTGAAGAAATTGAAAACAGGCGGGTGGGTGGAATGCTGGTCAATTTGTCTGCGGAAATGTGCGATGCCGAGGTCGAACAGGAACTGATCACACGTGGCGTCCCTGGTAACTGGGAAAAGAGCGTCTCCATGATCAGGCGGAAAACCGGCTCGCTGTTCGCCTTTGCTGCAAATGCCGCGGATAGCACCCCCGGTAAACGGGCAGACGCTTTATTGGAGGCTGGCTACCAAATTGGTACGGCGTTCCAAATGGCCGACGACCTGATGGATGCTTCAGGGGGATCGATACGCGATGGCAAGGATCTGGGGCAGGATGCAGCACGCGGCAAACTCACCTCGGTGTCTGCCATAAACACTGAAAAAGCGCGGACGCATCAATGCATTCGTGACCTCCACCAAAGTTCGCGGACTCTTTTGGCCCCCTGGCCCCCCATTCAAGCCGCATGGAATCAGTATTTGACAGCCGATATGGGCCCCGTTATTGATAAATTTGTATCATAATCTCCACTGACCTCTGACTTGACACCCTTCCCCGCTCTCGGCATCATCCTCCCCCTATGAGCAACACGACCCAAATTGCAGTATTAAGCGGTGACGGAATTGGCCCGGAAGTCATGGAACAGGGACTGAAAGTCCTTGGGGCCATCCAGAAACGGTTCGACTTTAACCTGAAATTCACTCATGCCGATGTCGGTGGTGCAGCCATTGACCGGCACGGAAACGCGCTCCCTGAGAGCACGCTCAAAACCTGCGAAGCCAGCAAGGCCATTCTCTTCGGCTCCGTTGGGGGCCCGAAATGGGAAAAGCTACCGCCAGCCCAACAGCCAGAACGAGGCGCACTACTGCCTCTCCGAAAACATTTTGGACTGTTCTGCAACTTGCGTCCGGCCAAACTACCCACCTCCATGCTTCCCTGCTCACCTATCCGACCGGACTTATGTCCTGCAGGATTTGATATCCTCTGTGTCCGGGAACTGACAGGTGACGTCTATTTCGGCCAACCCAAGGGCCGGGAAGGCTCAGGCCCAAGCGAACGGGCTTTTGATACCATGGCCTATACCCGCCATGAAATCGAACGGGTGACACACATGGCGTTCGAGATGGCTCGCAACCGCCGCAAAAAAGTAACCTCCATTGACAAGGCCAATGTACTCACCACCATGGTGCTCTGGCGCGAAGTGGTTACCGGGATCGGGCTTTCCTATCCAGACGTAACCCTCCAGCATATGTATGTTGACAATGCCGCCATGCAATTGGTGCGATCCCCCCAGCAATTCGACGTCATGCTTTGCCCCAACATGTTCGGGGACATCATCAGTGATGAGTGCGCGATGCTGTCGGGTTCACTGGGAATGCTACCCTCTGCAAGCCTGAACGAGACCGGGTTTGGCCTCTATGAGCCTGCGGGTGGGTCCGCACCGGATATCGCCGGGAAAGGCATTGCTAACCCGATCGCCCAAATCCTCTCGGCGGCCCTGATGCTTCGCCACACCCTTCACCTCGAGGAGGGCGCCAGGGCGATTGAGAAAGCCGTCGAAGACGTTCTGGCTCAAGGGTTCCGCACGAAGGATATCACCACGAATGCCTCCCAAACCGTGGTGGGAACTGCGGAAATGGGAACGGCCATTACCGAGGCCATTCTCGAAAACTGACCAAAAAACCGCAACACGACGTCTGGACTGATGCCCATGAAAACCCGTTCCACTGCTCCAAAAAAATCACAGGTCCCGCCTGTCCAAAAGGCAGCGGACTCCATTCGTCGCGGCCGGGATGTCATTCAGATGGAAATTGAAGGACTTCAAAAAGTTCAACGCGATCTGGATTCCTGTTTCACCAAAGCCGTCGACATGATCATCCAGGCCACGCAGGCGGGTGGGAAAGTGGTGGTCACCGGGGTGGGTAAAAACCTCCATATCGGCGAAAAGATTTCCGCCACACTGGCCAGCACCGGCACCACCAGCGTCTTTCTGAATCCAATTCAGGCCATGCATGGTGATTTGGGCATTCTGGCACCGACCGATATCCTGCTGGCACTCAGCTATAGCGGTGAATCTGAGGAGATCCTCAATCTCCTGCCTCTTG
Proteins encoded:
- a CDS encoding polyprenyl synthetase family protein, which produces MNAVVSPDNKSVLTRVDLSDVRSKMIDSLRTTSVAPMIKEISMVIGGGKMLRAKLTMTLGAVSGAKYDDLVRAAAAVEMVHAASLLHDDVVDGGVLRRGAPTFWKEKSISGAILLGDLMICKAVQMLEEIENRRVGGMLVNLSAEMCDAEVEQELITRGVPGNWEKSVSMIRRKTGSLFAFAANAADSTPGKRADALLEAGYQIGTAFQMADDLMDASGGSIRDGKDLGQDAARGKLTSVSAINTEKARTHQCIRDLHQSSRTLLAPWPPIQAAWNQYLTADMGPVIDKFVS
- the leuB gene encoding 3-isopropylmalate dehydrogenase; amino-acid sequence: MSNTTQIAVLSGDGIGPEVMEQGLKVLGAIQKRFDFNLKFTHADVGGAAIDRHGNALPESTLKTCEASKAILFGSVGGPKWEKLPPAQQPERGALLPLRKHFGLFCNLRPAKLPTSMLPCSPIRPDLCPAGFDILCVRELTGDVYFGQPKGREGSGPSERAFDTMAYTRHEIERVTHMAFEMARNRRKKVTSIDKANVLTTMVLWREVVTGIGLSYPDVTLQHMYVDNAAMQLVRSPQQFDVMLCPNMFGDIISDECAMLSGSLGMLPSASLNETGFGLYEPAGGSAPDIAGKGIANPIAQILSAALMLRHTLHLEEGARAIEKAVEDVLAQGFRTKDITTNASQTVVGTAEMGTAITEAILEN